Sequence from the Candidatus Equadaptatus faecalis genome:
TAACCTCGCGTACCGCGGGGTTCTTGTGCATCGGAACAACCATCCAAAGTTCGGGATGTCTGTCAAGCAGTTCCGTCAGCGCAGAACAGATATTTTCCAGCGGTTCTCCCCACGATTCCCTGCGGTGGGCGGTAACAAGCACAAACGGCGCACCGTCAGGCAGTTTGGCAAAAATTTCAGGTTTTGACGTGTGGTCAACCGCGTAATACAGCGCATCTATAACAGTATTGCCTGTTACCGTTATCTCTGCCTTTGAGCCTTCAACAACAAGATTTTCCTTCGCAGATTCCGTAGGCGCGAATGCCCAGGTTACGATCCTGTCGCAAAGCACGCGGTTCATCTCCTCAGGATACGGAAGATACATATTTCCGCTGCGAAGACCTGCTTCAACGTGACCTATCTTAATTTTCCTGTAGAAAGCTGCCAGAGAGGCGGCAAAGGTCGTCGTTGTGTCGCCGTGAACAAGCACCGCGTCGGGCTTTACCCTGTCAAAATACTCCCCCGCGCCGGTCAGTACGGAAGACGTGATGTAATCAAGCGACTGAGCCTGCTTCATAATATGCAGATTAAGATCGGCAGTGAGCCTGAAATACTGCAGAGGCTGATCAAGCATCTCCAAATGCTGTCCCGTTGCAAGAATTTCAACGTCAAAATTTTCAACTTCCCTGAGAGCCATGACGACCGGAGCCATTTTTATCGCTTCCGGACGCGTTCCGAAAACACAAACTATTTTTCTGCGTTTGGCTGCGTCAGCCATATTCAAGACCTCCGTTTAATATACGCGCGGGAACAGTCTTATTCCGAGCAGACTGAAACCGGCGCACAAAATTGCAAAATGTATCGCGGCAAGCACAAAGAGCGTACAGAATTTTGAAAGCCCCGCGTCCTGCAGCTTGTGGTGGGCATGCTTCCTGTCAGGAAGAAACGGTGATTTCTTTGAAATAATGCGCCGCGTCATAACCGAAAGCGTGTCAATAACCGGCGCACCGCCTGCAAGAAACAGGCACATGCAGCTGTTGACAAGACTGCGGCCGAAGAAATCGGGGAAAAAGTTCCACGCGAAATGCGAAGCACATACAAAACCGAGCAAAGTGCTCCCTCCGTCGCCTAAAAACGTCTTCGGGAACGGAAAATTCCAAAGCAGAACTCCGAAAATAAGCGCCGCCAGCATAAGCCACACGGAACTGCCTCCCGCCGAAAAAGCGGCAAGCACCGTAATCAGCGACAGCGTAAGACACAAGCCGTCCATTCCGTCAACAAGATTGTAGGCGTTCGTCATGCCCGTGATCCAAAATACAAAAAGCAGTCTCTGCCATAGCGGAAGCGGGAGCGCGTATGAAGCGCACACGGCTGCGCACAGCTGAAAACAAAGCCTGAGCAGAGGCGGAAGCGGGTGCATGTCGTCCATATAGCCGACAATAAAAATCAGAGAGGCACCAGTAGCGATAAACGGGACTTCGACTCCCATATTACCGACAAAAAGCGCCCAAAGCAGATACCCGCTCCAAAGAACTATGCCGGCACCGCGCGGCATAATGCCGCTGTGTTTCTTTCTTCCTCCGGGAACGTCAACAAGCCTGAATTTTTTTGCCAGGGCAATCGAAACAGAGGTGCCTGCGAGCCCCCAGAAAAAACTTATTAACGGAAAGAGATATCTGTAAAACAAAACGCCTTATTTCGTACCGAAAAGCCTGTCTCCGGCATCGCCGAGACCGGGGACTATATAGCCGTGGTCGTTGAGATGCGAATCAAGCGCAGCAATGTAAATGTCAACGTCAGGATGAACTTCGTGGAATTTCTTCACGCCCTCGGGCGCACCTATGAGACATACAAGCGATATTTTTTTACCGCCGCGCTGCTTAATTGAAGAAACCGCATCGGCAGAAGAACCGCCTGTTGCAAGCATCGGGTCAACGACAAAAATATCGCGTTCCGAAATGTCGTTCGGGAGCTTGCAGTAATACTCAACGGGCTTGAGCGTCTTGGGATCCCTGTAAAGTCCGACGTGTCCGACCTTGGCATTCGGAATGACCTTGAGAATTCCATCAACCATTCCAAGCCCTGCGCGAAGAATAGGAACTATGGCAAGCTTCTTGCCCGAAAGCGATAAAACTTTTGTCTTTGCAAGAGGGGTTTCGATCTCGACCTCTTCAAGCGGCAGGTTGCGCGTAATTTCGTAGGTCATAAGTCCGGCTATTTCCTGAACAAGATCCCTGAAATCCTTTGAAGACGTACTTTTGTTTCTCATAATGCCTACCTTGTGGCAGACAAGAGGATGATTTAAAACGATTGTACGGCCGGAAACTTTCTTTTCTTCCCACGGCAGCTTTGTAAAATGGTCTTCTTCGTAGGCTGCGATTTTGTCAAGCCGTCCCGCATGGCGCGCGCCCTCGAAATCTTCGGCGAGCCAAACCTCAAGAATTTCCTTTGCAAGACCGGAGCCGGTAACGCGGCTTCCCAAAATAAGAGCGTTGGCGTTATTGTGCCGGCGGCTCATTACGGCTGTAAAATGGTCGTGGCACAGCGCGGCGCGTACACCCTTGACCTTGTTGGCAGCGATACTCATTCCTATTCCCGTGCCGCAGCATATAACCGCGGAATCAACCTTGCGCGCTGAAACCATCTCGGCAGCCTTAAAGCCGAAATCGGGATAATCCACGCTCAGTTCGCCTGAAGCCGTTCCGCAGTCAACAGTCTCAATATTTTTCTCCTGAAGAAAAACTTTCAGTTCCTCCTTGAGTCCAAAACCTGCATGATCAGAAGCCAGTGCAATTTTCATAATACCACCCTCTCAAATTTTATTTGCAAATCTTAAAGCTGAAACTAACTTTCAAAACGTTTGACAGCCGCCTGACATCTCCGTCATATAACGCAAATTCCCATGAAAGAATATATGCCGAGAGCTATCGACGCGGCAAAAACAAAACCAAGAAGCATGCGGAGATAAAACAGAAACGCGGCTCCGCCGGGCCATTTGCCGCTGCCGATATTCACTACAATACGCGAGATAAAAAGCGACAACACAAACAGCGCGACAGCAACAAACGCCTGAAGATTAACCCTCGGAATCCCCGAAAGAAACCCCATCGCATTCCCGCCCTTCGTGCTTGTTTTTCAACTACATATAATACCTCTCAAAACGCGATATGTCTAACACTTTCGGCAAAAATCACAAAACAAAACGGCGCGGGATAAAACCGTTTCACAAATCAACGGCTTGGGAATTTTTTAATCCCAAGCCGTTTTTTTCGTTACATACTGTTCGCTTAGTGCTTCCAGTTTCAAGCCCTGCAGTTATTCCGTTGTTAATGTTACTACCGGCTTTTCATCCGTCTTAGCTGTCGTGTCAACTGTTACAGGCGGTCTGTACTGCTCAATTTCAGCAGCAGTAATATCTGTTTGCGCTGTTTGCGGCGCTGTACCGGGTGTCCAGGGCTGTGCTGTCTGTATTTTTTCTTTTCCCGCTTCTCCGAATTCGTACCATGCCGTCAGGTTTGCTCCTATGCTTTCGCGTTTGCCTGCCGTTCCAATTATCGTGAAATCAAACGCCCAGGGAGAGCCTGCTTTTTTGTAGGACAACCCAAGTTCCGCCACGCCTGTTCCGCCTTTCAGGTCAGGCTCGGCTATCGCAAGTCCCTGTGTTGTCGCCGCGGCGTTGCTGCTGAATTCGTATTCGTAGGCGAGTCCGCCGTATGCTTTGAAGTCTGCGTCCACTGTTTTGTTGTAGCGGAAACCGGCGCGTACCCTGTGGCTTTCTACAGGTTTGAAGTTTATTTCTTCGTTTGTAAAGCTGAGTGTTGTATCGTCCCCACCCTGGTGCGCATACAGGTATTTTACGTAGGTATCTACTGTGTTGCCTGATTTCAGTTTGTGGTTATAGCCTACTGCCGCATGCGCTGCAAGATAACGGCCTGTTGCGTCATAATCTATTTTTGCGGAGGGCAGCAGGTTTTCGCTTGAATAGTCCTGCGAAATATGTCCTGCTCTGACTGACGCTTCCCCATAGAGGTTTCCTTTGTCTGTAGCGTCTGCTTCCGTTTTGAGCAGTATGCCTCCGCCGAAATGGTTTATGTCTCCTTTTGCCGTTACCGTTCCGAAGTTTTCAAATTCGTTGGTGCTGTCGTAGCGTGACCAGCCGCCTTCGGCAAAGACGCCTATTGTTGTGTTCGCGCTTATTTTTTTCGCAAGTCCCGCCGCAACGCTGCTTCCGTTCATGTCTATGTATGAGCCTGTTTCGTAATGTCCGCGGCTTCCCTGTATGCTTACGAAGCTTGTCCATTCTTTCCCGTCGTTTTCAAGTGTGCCGATTTCGTTTATTACTCTGTCTGCTATGAGGTCTGTGGCATTGTTTATCGCCGATATTGCCGCCATTCTTCCTTCAGACAGTGACTTAGCTCTTTCAAGTACGCTGAGATCATAGTATTCCATAAACAGTTTAGCTTCTTCTTCATCCAGATACATTCCGTAGTTCGTGGTCAAAGCTTTGCCTTTTGTCGGAATTTTGTCGGGTATGTATTCGTTTGTACTGCCGGTATAGTTTTCAGCTCCATTTATGAGTGTTATGCGTTCGCCTTTTTCTTTGAGTATTGTTTCGTTTTCGTTCTGCGTCAGGAAATAATCTTTTACTTTCAGCGATTTGAGATCAAAACAGCCGTCTGTGCTTTCAAGTATCGTATCTCCGGCTTTGTGGCCGTCAATGATAAAGTTAAGTACAGTTCCCGGGCTGAATATGGTTTTTGAGGCATTAAGCCCTGCGTTGGAAACACCTTTGGCAAAGGTGAACATTCCCCTGCCGTCAATGGCTGTGTCTGTTTTTCCGCCGGTTATTACTGTTTCTCCTTCATTGACAAAAATTGCACCTTTAAGTTTGTCAAGGGAGGTTTCAAGCACGGCGTTCAGGCAGACTGTCGTGTTCTGCACAATGTCCTCAAGGTTTTTCACACTGCCTAGTATGTTTGTAGTGCCTTTGCCGGTTATTTTGTTTTCATTTAATCCTCCGGTAAAGTTAATGGTGCCTTCATTTTCTACGGCATTGTCTGTGGTTATGTCTGAAGCATTTGCTGTGAGTTCCGCGTTTTCCGTCATTTTCACGGTGTTCTGTTGCAATTTCGTTCCGTTTTCCAATTCAAGTTTTGCGTCCAGTACGGTATTTCCGCTGCCTGTTATTCCTTTTTCAAGGTTTACTGTCCCGTTTATGTACAGCTGTCCGTCATTTTTTATGTCTTCGTTTCCTTTGGAATCGGTGAATTTTATTCCGTCGCCGAGTATGATTTTTCCTCCGGTTTTGTTTGTGAGCGCCGTGTCGTAGCCCGAGAGCGCAAGTTCTGCAGGTTCTCCGTACACGTCAATACCGCCGTACAGTTCAAGTGTGTCTCCGACTCCGCCTTTTGTTTCGTCCGCTACGGTTATTCCTTTATATTCTTCTTCTGCCAATGCCTGCAGTATATGACCGTTGCCGTATATTGTGAATGTTCTTGCGTCACCGCCCGCTTTTTGGCTGTCCGTTCTGGTAAGGTCGCCAAAGGCCGTATCATTGCTTACGAGCGAGTAGCTTGATACTTCTCCGGCCTCTGCGCCGCGCGAAGGATCTTTGTAATTTTGTATTATTTGCGGCAGCGTGTACGCATAGTTTTTGGTTACGTCAAGCAAACCTTTGTCTTCCGTGTTCTGGGTAAATGTGTATTCAAACGGACCGCAGACGGCTCTTGTTCCTGTTATTTTGAGTGTATTCAGGCTTAAATCCGCTGCCTGGGTTATTCTTATCTGCGCCGTTGCCGAAACGTCTTCTCCTCCGAAGCCGTTCAGTATGTTTATTGAATCGAGTATAAGGTTGTCTCCGCTTATTTTTTGTGCTGTGATAATGTCGCTTTGTTTTGTCGTACTTCCGCTTTGGTCCGCAGATAAATCCGTATCAAACCGCAGTTTTGCATTGTCCGCTTTGAAGGTTGTCAGGCTCAGCGTGTCTGACGCTGTTCCGTTGCCAAGGTCCAAAACGGCATCCTGGGCAAGCAAAAGACTGTCATCGTTGCCGCTCACGTTCACTGCGTCAGCTGCCGTCAGCTGTGTTCCGCTGCCCAGCGTTATGTCCTGTTTTTTCACGGCTGTTTTTATCGCGGCATTGTTGAGTGTTATTTTTCCTCTTGATCCGGTTTCCGCGTCTATTATGCCTGAACCAAGAATTTTATCGTTTACTGTTATTGTTCCGCTGTTTTTCAGTACCGCTCCGTTTGATATGTTTATTGTGTTCTGCGTTATCGCCGCCGTGTTGGATATAGCGATATTTTCTTTTACGTTTGCCGTTCCTGTCCCGTTTATTCCTTTGTCAAATTCTGTGCCTGTGTATATGTCAAGCGTTCCGTTGTTCGTTACGTCCGCGTTTCCGTTCGTGTTTGTAAATTTAACGCCGCTGAGAGTGCTGTGCGTTCCTTCACCGACTGTTACAACGCTGTTTTGGAAGTTTGTCATTGTAACATTTGAAAGGTTAAGGATGTCGCCTGCGTTTTCTATCGTTACTCCGGGCAGTCCGTTGCCGTCTATTTTGCGTCCGTTGCCGTTAACCGTAAGTTCTCTCGGCGTGGAGGCTTCTGTTCTTGTCAAAACACCCAATCCCGGCGTTTCTTGCGCTGTTTGTCCTTCTATTGTTCTGTCAAAACCCATTGAGAAAACTTCAACCTCACCGGCACCAACAGGTACGTTTTGTATTATCTGCGGCAGTGTATCGGCATATACGGTGGTTATTTTTACAGTGCCTCTGTCCGTTGTGTCCTGCGTGAATTTTGATTTGAAGCTTACCCAGTCCCCGTCAGTGTTTTTTGCGTCGTAGACAGATACTGTGTCCGCTATTTCAAAATCCGGCGCTATTGCCGTATCTGAATCTATTATTTTCAGTGTCTGAGTTATGCCGATTTCGTTTATACCTTTTACTACGTTTATGAATATTCTGCCGATTCCGCTGCCGAGTGTTTCCGCAGCTTTTATTACGTCGCCTTTTTCCGAGCCCGGTATTGAGATGTCGCTGTCTATTTTGAGCAACGCTCCGTTTGCTTCAAATTTGTTCACCGTAAATTCCGCCGGCGGGTTTATGTTTCCGTCCTGCAGCGTGAGTTCGCCGGGTGCGTCAAGCACAAGGCTGTCCGTCGCGTTTAGTTTGCGTACGCTTTGTGTGTTGAGTACGCCTGTTTTCAGGTTAACGTCCTGATTGTTTACTGCCGCTCCAAATTCTGTGTTTCCGGTAAGGTTGAGCGTTCCCCGTGTATCTGATTTGATTTCCATGGCAGTTTTGCCGCCTGTCAGGTTGACTGTTCCGTTGTTTTTGAGTATTCCGTCCAGGTCGTCTGCGTTTGTCGTAAGTTCGGATGAGGTGTCAACTATTATGCAGTCGGCGTTTGTCGCTTTCATTTTTCCCGTGTTTGTTACAGTCGCGTTTACAAGTTTTATTTCACCCTGCGTTATGTCCGCGTTGTTTATGTTTTCTCCCTGAAATTCTGTGGTGCCTATGCCGTTTATTTCGTTTTCGTTGCTGCCTCCGGTAAATATTATCCGCGAGCCTGCGGTGTCATTGATGATGCTTTCCGTCAGTATAAGATTATCCGCTTTAGTTTTTATTGTTCCATTGTTGTCCAGTGTTCCTTCTATGTCACCGCTGTTGTCTATCGTTCCGTTGTTGATTATCGCGCCTTTGATTGTTCCGTTGTTTGTGAGCTCTCTGCTGTTGTTTACTGTTATTTTATCCTGTATTATTGCGGCTTTGTTTTTTATGTTTCCGTCTATTTCGAGTTCTCCGTTGATGCCGCTGTATCCGGTTATGTTGTTGTTGTTTTCTGCTGCTGTCGTGTCGGCGAGTTTGAGTTTTCCCGCGTTTTGTACTGTTAAGTCAGTTATGTTAAGGTCTGCTATGTTTGTGACCAGTGTTCCGGCATCTGTTACGTTCAGCTCTTTTTGTGTTATTGTTCCGTTGTTCACAGAGTCTCCGTTGAGTATCAGGCTTCCTGCGCCGTTTATTTCTCCTTCGTTGTCCAGGGATGCTGTTATCGTGCCTTCATTTGTCAGATGTCCCGTGTCCGCGACAATGACTTTTTTGCTGCCAGATGCGCTGCCCGTATTGGTTATTGTTCCGTCGTATGTGAGGTTGCCGTTCAAAGCTGTGTCACCGTTGATTTTAGCAGAGACGGCACCGCCTATTATCTTTCCCCCGCCGTTTGCGATTGTTATGCCCTGCGCATAGTTTCCATCGGCAAGGGTGAGTTCAAAGCCGTTGTTCAGGGTAATCGCGTTTTCTGCGGTTCCGTACAATTCCGGCAGCGTCATCGCCTTGAGTATCCCGTTGTAGTAGGTTAAATTGAATCCGGCATCTTTGAAACTGAAGGTTTCCGTTCCCATTCGGTCGTAGTTTGTGCCGGTTATTTCTGAATGAAGGTACAAATCTGCATCTCCCGTGTAGGCGCCCGCTCCTCCGAGTGTCAGCGTATGTTCCGTGGCTGCGTCTTTCATGAGCATGTAGCCCGCCGCGGAAATAGGGTCTGCGTTTCCTACCGTTGCCGCAATTCTGTTTGTCGTGTCCGTGTACCAGCTTGATACACCGGCAGCGTCCAAAGCAAGTGTCCCGCCGCCTACTGTCGGCGCTGCAAGCGAAGTGTCTTTGTAGGTGAACTTCATCTGGCTCTGGCTGTCCGTTTCTGTTGTTATTGTTCCGGCAGAGGCAGCTTTTGCTCCGCCGCTGTACGCGCTCAGATAATATACGTTCGCGTCTATGTTCTGCAGCCACAATCCAGCGCGTGATTGTCTGTCGTAAAGTTTCGGGTCGTTGCCTTCTCTTATGTCTCCATCAGTAAATATTTGATAGTGATTACCAGGTCCACTGGATGTTTTTGTCCACCATCTTGTGGTAAATTTTCTCTCTGCATTTCCTCCCATGGCAACTGCCTCATCTCTTGTTAAAAGCCTTGTTTCTCCTTTTATTTTCACTTCATAGGAATCTGTAATCTTATTGGTATAACTATTAGCCCAGTTGTTCGCATTCGACCAGTTCATGGCTCCGGAGGTGGTTGTATTGGACATTAATATGCAATTATCCGTAATCCTAACCCAGTTAGTTCCGTTATACACAAGCCTGTTGGGATGTCCTGAGCTGTTGTTGGGGAACTGACTCCATGTAATAAACGGCGATGCCGCCGCCGGTGACACCGTTCCGAAGATAAAAGAAACAAGTATAAGGCATGCAGCTGTTTTTTTGAATTTCATCATTTTTCAGTCCTCGCAATTCATCGTAAAATCTGTTATAACCTGCTGTACTGTCATATTTGCAAATTATCTCTATACACAAGCGACGCATGGAAACTGCTTCCCACACGCTCGTATACTAAGCCTGTTTCGCCGAAACGTCAAGTATTTTTATGTTTTTTAGCCTAATATTCCGAACAAGTTGCAAATGACGGAAAGTTGGCAGTCGGTAGTTTCTATTCTCTACTTTCTACCTTAACGCTTGCCGTTTATTGCTCGCTTCGCTCGCGCTCACTCACGCTATACGCTATAGGCTATAAGCTATAAGCTTAAAAAACCAATGTATAATGCATAATGTATAATGCAAAATGAAATTCAAAAGATTTTTCTTTGCTTTTTGAACTTTGCACTTTTAACTTTGCACTTAGCTTTCAGCTTCCCGCTTATTGCTTACCGCGTTCTTTCCCCCGTCTTCCGTACTCCCGTGTTTCATACTCCCGTCTTCCGTACTCCCGTGTTTTTGTCTTTTCCCAGTATTTGCAATGTTTTATGGGGTTTCAGCCGAAACGGCATAAAAAAAATCCCGATTTTTTTTCGTGACAGGGTTGTTTTTTGGGCTCTGAAAAGCCCCCTTAAAGAGTAGAGAGGGTTGACGATTTTTCGTCGGGCATGGCTTTTCTGAAACAGTTGTATGACCTGCCGAGGTCTGCGTTTGCGGCTGTTTCTCGGCAGAGAAGCTGCGCCTTATATTTCTCTCACGCATTACGTGATGCGGCTCCAAACGGAGGTAAGCCCGTTGCTTTTCAGCTAAAGCTCTGTAACACTTCGGTAACGGCACGCTTAGCGGTCGGGTTTCAGGG
This genomic interval carries:
- the wecB gene encoding UDP-N-acetylglucosamine 2-epimerase (non-hydrolyzing), giving the protein MADAAKRRKIVCVFGTRPEAIKMAPVVMALREVENFDVEILATGQHLEMLDQPLQYFRLTADLNLHIMKQAQSLDYITSSVLTGAGEYFDRVKPDAVLVHGDTTTTFAASLAAFYRKIKIGHVEAGLRSGNMYLPYPEEMNRVLCDRIVTWAFAPTESAKENLVVEGSKAEITVTGNTVIDALYYAVDHTSKPEIFAKLPDGAPFVLVTAHRRESWGEPLENICSALTELLDRHPELWMVVPMHKNPAVREVIRKHLENRPQVILCDPLNYPDFVWTMNAAKFLMSDSGGVQEEASAIRKPLLILRDVTERPEAVEHGSGILVGVDRERILSNALRIMEDGSFAEVIRKKCDDQPFGDGTASKKIAKSLEEYFGTHE
- a CDS encoding undecaprenyl/decaprenyl-phosphate alpha-N-acetylglucosaminyl 1-phosphate transferase, whose product is MFYRYLFPLISFFWGLAGTSVSIALAKKFRLVDVPGGRKKHSGIMPRGAGIVLWSGYLLWALFVGNMGVEVPFIATGASLIFIVGYMDDMHPLPPLLRLCFQLCAAVCASYALPLPLWQRLLFVFWITGMTNAYNLVDGMDGLCLTLSLITVLAAFSAGGSSVWLMLAALIFGVLLWNFPFPKTFLGDGGSTLLGFVCASHFAWNFFPDFFGRSLVNSCMCLFLAGGAPVIDTLSVMTRRIISKKSPFLPDRKHAHHKLQDAGLSKFCTLFVLAAIHFAILCAGFSLLGIRLFPRVY
- the upp gene encoding uracil phosphoribosyltransferase codes for the protein MKIALASDHAGFGLKEELKVFLQEKNIETVDCGTASGELSVDYPDFGFKAAEMVSARKVDSAVICCGTGIGMSIAANKVKGVRAALCHDHFTAVMSRRHNNANALILGSRVTGSGLAKEILEVWLAEDFEGARHAGRLDKIAAYEEDHFTKLPWEEKKVSGRTIVLNHPLVCHKVGIMRNKSTSSKDFRDLVQEIAGLMTYEITRNLPLEEVEIETPLAKTKVLSLSGKKLAIVPILRAGLGMVDGILKVIPNAKVGHVGLYRDPKTLKPVEYYCKLPNDISERDIFVVDPMLATGGSSADAVSSIKQRGGKKISLVCLIGAPEGVKKFHEVHPDVDIYIAALDSHLNDHGYIVPGLGDAGDRLFGTK
- a CDS encoding flagellar biosynthesis protein FliR; translation: MGFLSGIPRVNLQAFVAVALFVLSLFISRIVVNIGSGKWPGGAAFLFYLRMLLGFVFAASIALGIYSFMGICVI